From Mucilaginibacter gotjawali:
CCCCGTCCCGATAGCTATCAAGATTCGGACTAAAATCGCTACCTTAGTAAATGCATTTTTTCGATTTCAACTTATTTAAATTTACATTTTTCGACCTGTTGGACGTTTTGCTGGTAGCATTTCTTATCTACCAGTTGTACAACCTTATCAGGGGCACTATAGCGGCAAATATTTTTATTGGCCTTGCGCTTTTGTTCGGCATGTACTATGTGGTAAAAGCGCTGCATATGCAGTTGCTTACCGGTATCCTGGGCAAATTTGTGGATGTAGGCATCATCGCCCTGATTGTAGTTTTTCAGCAGGAGGTACGGCGTTTTTTACTATTGGTAGGCAAAAATGCTTCTTTGCAGCGCAACAGGGCGTGGTGGCAGTATTTTTTTGGCAAAGCCGATGCGGAAAAAAATAATTATGCCCGCATAAAGCCCATCATTGATGCATGTAAAAGTTTGAAATCAACCCGTACAGGCGCTTTAATTGTTTTTGCCAAATATTATGATGAACAGTTTTACCAAAACAGCTGCGAGGTTATTGAAGGGAAGATCTCCAAACGCTTACTGGAAAGTATATTTCAAAAAACAAGCCCCCTGCATGACGGTGCCGTGGTCATAGCCGAAAACAAGATCAAATCGGCAAGTTGCATTTTACCGTTGACGGAAAAGACCGATCTACCGGCACAATTTGGTTTACGTCACCGCGCCGGCATAGGTGTTACTGAAGCCAATGACGCTACGGCGATCATTATTTCCGAAGAAACAGGCGAGTTATCCTATGCTAAACAGGGCCGCGTTAAAATGAATATCAGCTTTGCCGAGCTGGAAAAGTTGCTGAATAAGGATTTTTAAAATTTGCCGTTAATATGCTATGTTTTCTTCAATTGCAAATTCGCTTGAATCGTTAAAGGTTTTATTTAACCTGGTTTCGCGGTATTTGCTTTTTACCGGATCATTTTATTTGTTTTTTTATGTTTGGAAGAACAAAAAATACTGGATGGCCAAGATCCAGCAACGGTACCCCGAACGAAAACATATTTTTAATGAAATAAAACACTCGGCCATTACCATCCTTATTTTTGGATTAATTGTTTTGATGGTGATTTGGGCGGGAAAAAATGGATTAACGCAGGCTTACGAACCGATAAACAAATATGGATACTTCTATTATTTTTTAAGCATCGTGCTGATGATCGTTTTGCATGATACTTATTTTTACTGGACCCACCGGGCCATGCACTGGAAGCCCCTTTTTAAATGGGTGCATAAAACCCATCACCTCTCTGTTAATCCTACGCCATTTGCGGCCTATGCCTTTCACCCATTGGAAGCGGTTATAGAAGTTGGTATTATTCCGCTGATTGCTTTTACCATCCCCCACCATCCTTCGGCAATAACCATTTTTTCGCTTTATTCCCTGTTGTTAAATGTTACCGGGCACCTGGGATATGAGCTCTTCCCGAAGGGATTTGCGGAGCACTGGCTATTTAAATGGCACAATACTTCAACACACCATAACATGCACCACAGGCTGGTTAAATGCAATTATGGGCTGTATTTTAACTTTTGGGACCGGCTGATGAAAACCAACCACCCCCATTACGAAGCGCATTTTAATGAAGTGGTTGAAAGACGGCAGCAGGGGAAAACACCTTCAGTTTCTCCTGAAGCTGTGCTTGAATAAATAAGCTCAAGGTTTACTAAGTGTTGGCAAACCCGAAAGCCCCGGACGCTCTACAGTGATCACCTCCTCCGTCCCCATCTTTTTTACCGGCATAGTATAATATCCTCCTAATTTAACCACAGGCATTTTTGAATTGCCTGCTAATACCGCTATGGGCATATGATCAACGTTTGATTTTTTAACGTCGACAGGGGCAAGCATCAACGGATGGTAAAAGGCAGTGTTGGGTTGAAGTAATTTTAAAGCAGCATCTGGCTTTACTTTCAACTGGCTTAAAAGCTCATTTGTTAAACTATCAGCAGGTTTAACCTGGAAAAATTGCTGCGCTTTTAAGTGGTACCCGGCAGCCATGAAACAGATAATAAGCAAGGTTTTTTTCATGACGGTTTATTTATTACGAATATAAACATAACCGGTAAATTAAATATGTTAAATGGATGTTAATTTGAAACCGGAAATGTTAAAAAAAGGAAGCCGGCCCAATTGGCCGGCTTCCTTTTTTAAGCAACGTAAAAATAGCGCTGGTTTTACAATTTATTTTGCATCATTGATAGCCTGCGTAGCATCATCTGCCGCTTTAGCGGAAGCATCATCTTTTAGTTTAACGCGCTGCGCCTTTATATCTGCAAGCAAGCCGGTAACAAATGGCGCTACGCCAAATTTTTTGTATTTAATACCAAGGTCTTTAAATGCAGCAATGCCCTGCTGCGCATATGTTGGGTTGTCTACATGGCCGGTCATGGCGGCAAAATTCCTTGCCATACCAAATTTACCCTGCGGCCCCTGTTCATTAAATGCTTTAAGGACATACGGCCACTCATCGCTGCCTCCAGATGTAGAATATACGGTGATTATAGCTTGTGTAAGCGGCCCTTTATTATCCTGTTCAAAACCTTTAGCCAGTGGAAGCGCCTGTTTCGGGTCAAGCAGGTTGATGGCAGTTAACGCTGCACCCTGTACCGCGTATGACTGGCTGCTTAATGCCTGTTTAAAGAGATTCATATTGCCCGAAGCCTTAAGTTTGCCTAAAGCGCTAATTGCGGCGGCCCTGACCAGGGTATTGTCGTCAGTTTGTGCCAGCGTGGTTAAAACCGGCAGTGCTGCATTATGGATATCATCATTGCTCATATTTAACGCCCGGATAGCTTTTATACGTAAGCCGTAATATTTATCCTTCAAAGCGGCGATCAGTACTTTTTGAGCGCCTTTATCTGACTGCCTGCCGGATACGGCATTTATGGCCTCAAAACGGTCGAGGTATAAGGGCGCATTGAAATACTGGAACTCAAATTCTTCCAGCGATTTGTTATCTGTTTTGGCACATAACAAAACTTTGTCGCCGTCAACATTTACCAGGTTGGGTTTCGATGCAACAGTAAAGGTTAAGGTATCGGCCTTATCATTCATCCAAACTTTATGACGTTCCTTTTTGCCGCCGGCATAAATATCAACGGCAAAAGGCAGTTTGAATATTTGCCCCTCCTGGGTTTGCTGTAAGTAAACGGTTTCGGTTTTGCTGCCTTCATCCCATTTATAGCTGATATTTAACACAGGATGGCCCGCGCCGTAATACCATTGGTTAAAAAACCAGTTCAGGTCCAGCCCGCTGGCTTCTTCTTCGGCCAGGCGTAGCTGCTGTGCCTCGCCATTTTTAAACTGGTTTGTTTTAAGGTAGATGTTTAAGCCTTTAAAAAATGCAGCATCACCTAAATAATTGCGCAACATATTTAAAATACGGCCGCCCTTTTGATAGGTTACCACATCAAACACATCTTCCTTATCATCATAATGAAAACGTACAAGATCCTTTGTACTGGCATCCGGAGAGCCCAAATAATTCTGCAGCGCAGTATA
This genomic window contains:
- the cdaA gene encoding diadenylate cyclase CdaA produces the protein MHFFDFNLFKFTFFDLLDVLLVAFLIYQLYNLIRGTIAANIFIGLALLFGMYYVVKALHMQLLTGILGKFVDVGIIALIVVFQQEVRRFLLLVGKNASLQRNRAWWQYFFGKADAEKNNYARIKPIIDACKSLKSTRTGALIVFAKYYDEQFYQNSCEVIEGKISKRLLESIFQKTSPLHDGAVVIAENKIKSASCILPLTEKTDLPAQFGLRHRAGIGVTEANDATAIIISEETGELSYAKQGRVKMNISFAELEKLLNKDF
- a CDS encoding sterol desaturase family protein; the protein is MFSSIANSLESLKVLFNLVSRYLLFTGSFYLFFYVWKNKKYWMAKIQQRYPERKHIFNEIKHSAITILIFGLIVLMVIWAGKNGLTQAYEPINKYGYFYYFLSIVLMIVLHDTYFYWTHRAMHWKPLFKWVHKTHHLSVNPTPFAAYAFHPLEAVIEVGIIPLIAFTIPHHPSAITIFSLYSLLLNVTGHLGYELFPKGFAEHWLFKWHNTSTHHNMHHRLVKCNYGLYFNFWDRLMKTNHPHYEAHFNEVVERRQQGKTPSVSPEAVLE
- a CDS encoding M1 family metallopeptidase — its product is MLTFKTLSTLIFSGLATGMAFSTAYAQAPAKADDPLMKIYRATPPKINDLVHTKLDVRFDYKKCFMYGKEWVTLRPHFYPTDTLRLDAKGMDLNNISVVRNGKNYPLKFKYDDSLTVAIQLDKVYHNNETYTIYIDYTAKPNQLKTKGSAAINDAKGLYFINPDGAVKDKPVQIWTQGETESSSAWFPTIDKPEQKTTDEIIMTVPAKYVTLSNGRLAAQKLNGDGTRTDDWKMELPHSPYLFMMAVGDFKIYHDHWRNKEVNYYLEPKYAPYAKQIFGMTPELIEFYSKTLDYPFAWNKYSQIVVRDYVSGAMENTSATLHGDYVQETPRELLDANYDAGRSTIAHELFHQWFGDLVTAESWSNLTVNESFADFSEMLWAEHKYGKDEADAHSYTALQNYLGSPDASTKDLVRFHYDDKEDVFDVVTYQKGGRILNMLRNYLGDAAFFKGLNIYLKTNQFKNGEAQQLRLAEEEASGLDLNWFFNQWYYGAGHPVLNISYKWDEGSKTETVYLQQTQEGQIFKLPFAVDIYAGGKKERHKVWMNDKADTLTFTVASKPNLVNVDGDKVLLCAKTDNKSLEEFEFQYFNAPLYLDRFEAINAVSGRQSDKGAQKVLIAALKDKYYGLRIKAIRALNMSNDDIHNAALPVLTTLAQTDDNTLVRAAAISALGKLKASGNMNLFKQALSSQSYAVQGAALTAINLLDPKQALPLAKGFEQDNKGPLTQAIITVYSTSGGSDEWPYVLKAFNEQGPQGKFGMARNFAAMTGHVDNPTYAQQGIAAFKDLGIKYKKFGVAPFVTGLLADIKAQRVKLKDDASAKAADDATQAINDAK